A genomic segment from Barrientosiimonas humi encodes:
- a CDS encoding HelD family protein: MTVEHGSAGGRREEQVREQVALEQTYLDGAHARRVELRDEAALRLADLGPGSAGDPTARARQARLRGRVRELELAEQGLIFGRVDLDDGAQHRIGRTGLPARDDEGDPVVVDWRAPVARAFYTATAVDRQGVRRRRHVRTDGPLVTGVDDDLLEESGDGLVGEASLLAALGQGRTGRMGTAVATLQREQDDIVRAPATGPLVVQGGPGTGKTVVALHRVAYLLFSSERIAERGVLVLGPNHTFLQYISQVLPALGETAVVSTTVDDLLPGLAVERAESRAVAEIKGREIWLEVVRRHVDSLLPSDGGLSLRFDGETHDIGAAQVERLLAAARTDTRSLREVRDRAVERVLDLLVDAVADRHAETLAAMEEGLEDILAGVDRSLARRDDRGVASGDTGVDVDGQLSDADVERLRERVTLDPDVRRQLLAWWPIPDLGAEFRRMTRDADHLRRVAPELDDAEIASVTGEPEGRSSSDIPLLDALRAALDASPRAAEQGEFLAERAADDPDWVYGHVVVDEAQELSPMQWAMVLRRAGGRSMTAVGDIDQVEAAHPHTTWDALLNPVLGNRWETSALTICYRTPREVMALTGPVLEAAGSSNVPPTAVRSSGVAPWARETQEAHLAACVVEAVAGLRDRHPDGSVGVVVPEQRRAALAATVARELGEGVPVLSATGAKGLEWDAVLVVDPDGISSEPRGWNGLYVALTRCTQELGQLLLRPRDSQD; this comes from the coding sequence ATGACGGTCGAGCACGGCAGCGCAGGGGGCCGGCGCGAGGAGCAGGTGCGCGAGCAGGTGGCGCTGGAGCAGACGTACCTCGACGGCGCGCACGCGCGGCGGGTCGAGCTGCGCGACGAGGCCGCGCTGCGGCTCGCGGACCTGGGGCCGGGCAGCGCCGGTGACCCGACGGCCCGGGCCCGGCAGGCGCGGCTGCGCGGCCGGGTGCGCGAGCTCGAGCTGGCCGAGCAGGGACTGATCTTCGGCCGGGTCGACCTCGACGACGGCGCGCAGCACCGCATCGGACGCACCGGCCTGCCCGCCCGCGACGACGAGGGCGACCCGGTGGTGGTCGACTGGCGCGCGCCGGTGGCGAGGGCGTTCTACACCGCGACGGCGGTCGACCGGCAGGGCGTGCGCCGCCGCCGCCACGTCCGCACCGACGGGCCGCTGGTCACCGGGGTGGACGACGACCTGCTGGAGGAGTCCGGCGACGGGCTCGTGGGGGAGGCCTCGCTGCTCGCCGCGCTCGGGCAGGGACGCACCGGGCGCATGGGCACCGCCGTCGCCACGCTGCAGCGCGAGCAGGACGACATCGTGCGCGCACCGGCCACCGGTCCGCTGGTGGTGCAGGGCGGTCCGGGCACGGGCAAGACCGTGGTCGCGCTGCACCGGGTCGCCTACCTGCTCTTCAGCAGCGAGCGGATCGCCGAGCGCGGAGTGCTCGTGCTGGGTCCCAATCACACGTTCCTGCAATACATCTCGCAGGTGCTGCCCGCGCTCGGGGAGACCGCGGTGGTGTCGACGACGGTCGACGACCTGCTGCCCGGGCTCGCGGTCGAGCGCGCCGAGAGCCGGGCCGTGGCCGAGATCAAGGGGCGCGAGATCTGGCTCGAGGTCGTGCGCCGGCACGTCGACAGCCTGCTGCCGTCCGACGGCGGGCTGTCGCTGCGGTTCGACGGCGAGACCCACGACATCGGCGCCGCCCAGGTCGAGCGTCTGCTGGCCGCGGCCCGCACCGACACGCGCAGCCTGCGCGAGGTGCGCGACCGCGCGGTCGAACGGGTGCTCGACCTGCTCGTCGACGCCGTCGCCGACCGCCACGCCGAGACGTTGGCAGCGATGGAGGAGGGGCTCGAGGACATCCTCGCCGGGGTCGACCGCAGCCTCGCCCGGCGCGACGACCGCGGGGTGGCGTCGGGCGACACCGGCGTCGACGTGGACGGCCAGCTGTCCGATGCCGACGTCGAGCGGCTGCGCGAGCGGGTCACCCTCGACCCCGACGTGCGCCGGCAGCTGCTCGCGTGGTGGCCGATCCCCGATCTCGGGGCCGAGTTCCGCCGGATGACGCGCGACGCGGACCATCTGCGGCGCGTCGCACCCGAGTTGGACGACGCCGAGATCGCTTCGGTGACAGGCGAACCCGAGGGCCGGTCGTCCTCCGACATCCCGCTGCTGGACGCGCTGCGAGCGGCGCTCGACGCCTCGCCGCGGGCTGCCGAGCAGGGTGAGTTCCTCGCCGAGCGCGCCGCCGACGACCCCGACTGGGTCTACGGCCACGTCGTGGTCGACGAGGCGCAGGAGCTGTCACCGATGCAGTGGGCGATGGTGCTGCGCCGGGCCGGTGGTCGTTCGATGACCGCGGTGGGCGACATCGACCAGGTCGAGGCCGCGCACCCGCACACCACCTGGGACGCCCTGCTCAACCCTGTCCTCGGAAACCGTTGGGAGACAAGCGCGCTCACGATCTGCTATCGCACGCCGCGCGAGGTCATGGCCCTCACCGGGCCGGTGCTCGAGGCGGCCGGCAGCAGCAACGTGCCGCCGACGGCGGTGCGCTCGTCGGGCGTCGCGCCGTGGGCACGCGAGACTCAGGAGGCGCACCTCGCAGCCTGCGTGGTCGAGGCGGTCGCCGGGCTGCGCGACCGGCACCCCGACGGCTCGGTCGGCGTGGTGGTCCCCGAGCAGCGCCGGGCCGCGCTCGCGGCGACGGTCGCGCGCGAGCTGGGCGAGGGCGTACCCGTGCTCAGCGCCACGGGCGCGAAGGGACTGGAGTGGGACGCCGTGCTGGTCGTCGACCCAGACGGGATCAGCTCCGAGCCG
- the ilvD gene encoding dihydroxy-acid dehydratase has product MTSTPDIKPRSRDVTDGLEKAAARGMLRAVGLGDEDFAKPQIGVASSWNEITPCNLSLDRLAGAVKNGVHAAGGYPLEFGTISVSDGISMGHEGMHFSLVSREVIADSVETVMSAERLDGSVLLAGCDKSLPGMLMAAARLDLASVFLYAGSILPGNVDGRDVTIIDAFEAVGACLAGKISREEVDKVERAICPGEGACGGAYTANTMAAVSEALGLALPGSSAPPAVDRRRDGFAHRSGEAVVEMLRQGITARQILTKEAFENAIAVAMALGGSTNAVLHLLAIANEAEVELTLDDFTRIGAKVPHLADMKPFGRYVWVDFDRVGGIPVIMKALLDAGLMHGDVLTVTGRTMAENIAELDPPALDGRVVRTLSEPIHKTGGLTILKGSLAPEGAVVKSAGFDADVFDGTARVFDGERAAMDAVEANSLKPGDVVVIRYEGPKGGPGMREMLAVTGAIKGAGLGKDVLLLTDGRFSGGTTGLCVGHVAPEAVDEGPIAYVRDGDPIRLDVANARLDLLVDEEELQRRRAEGVQHPEAKYSRGVLAKYRALVRSASVGAVTG; this is encoded by the coding sequence ATGACCAGCACGCCCGACATCAAGCCCCGCAGCCGCGACGTCACCGACGGTCTCGAGAAGGCCGCGGCACGCGGGATGCTCCGCGCGGTCGGCCTCGGCGACGAGGACTTCGCCAAGCCGCAGATCGGCGTCGCGAGCTCGTGGAACGAGATCACCCCGTGCAACCTGTCGCTGGACCGGCTGGCCGGCGCGGTCAAGAACGGCGTGCACGCGGCGGGTGGCTACCCGTTGGAGTTCGGGACGATCTCGGTCAGCGACGGCATCTCGATGGGGCACGAGGGGATGCACTTCTCGCTCGTGTCGCGCGAGGTCATCGCCGACTCGGTCGAGACGGTGATGAGCGCCGAGCGGCTCGATGGCTCGGTGCTGCTGGCCGGCTGCGACAAGTCGCTGCCGGGCATGCTCATGGCCGCCGCGCGGCTCGACCTGGCCTCGGTGTTCCTCTACGCCGGCTCGATCCTGCCCGGCAACGTCGACGGCCGCGACGTGACGATCATCGACGCCTTCGAGGCGGTCGGCGCCTGCCTCGCCGGCAAGATCAGCCGCGAGGAGGTCGACAAGGTCGAGCGCGCGATCTGTCCGGGCGAGGGCGCCTGCGGCGGTGCGTACACCGCGAACACCATGGCCGCCGTCTCCGAGGCGCTCGGGCTCGCCCTGCCCGGCAGCTCCGCGCCGCCGGCGGTCGACCGGCGCCGCGACGGCTTCGCCCACCGCTCGGGCGAGGCCGTGGTCGAGATGCTGCGCCAGGGCATCACCGCCCGCCAGATCCTGACCAAGGAGGCGTTCGAGAACGCCATCGCCGTCGCCATGGCGCTCGGCGGCTCCACCAACGCCGTGCTGCACCTGCTGGCCATCGCCAACGAGGCCGAGGTCGAGCTGACCCTCGACGACTTCACCCGCATCGGCGCCAAGGTGCCGCACCTCGCCGACATGAAGCCGTTCGGTCGCTACGTCTGGGTCGACTTCGACCGCGTCGGCGGCATCCCGGTGATCATGAAGGCGCTGCTCGACGCCGGCCTGATGCACGGCGACGTGCTGACCGTGACCGGCCGCACCATGGCCGAGAACATCGCCGAGCTCGACCCGCCGGCGCTCGACGGCCGCGTGGTGCGCACCCTCTCCGAGCCGATCCACAAGACCGGCGGCCTGACCATCCTCAAGGGCAGCCTCGCGCCCGAGGGCGCGGTCGTGAAGTCGGCCGGCTTCGACGCCGACGTGTTCGACGGCACCGCACGGGTCTTCGACGGCGAGCGGGCCGCGATGGACGCCGTCGAGGCCAACTCGCTCAAGCCGGGCGACGTCGTCGTCATCCGCTACGAGGGACCCAAGGGCGGCCCCGGCATGCGCGAGATGCTCGCGGTCACCGGTGCCATCAAGGGCGCCGGGCTCGGCAAGGACGTGCTGCTGCTCACCGACGGCCGGTTCTCCGGCGGCACCACCGGGCTGTGCGTGGGGCACGTGGCGCCGGAGGCGGTCGACGAGGGGCCGATCGCGTACGTCCGCGACGGCGACCCGATCCGGCTCGACGTGGCGAACGCCCGGCTCGACCTGCTGGTCGACGAGGAGGAGCTGCAGCGGCGGCGCGCCGAGGGCGTGCAGCACCCCGAGGCGAAGTACTCCCGCGGCGTGCTGGCGAAGTACCGCGCGCTGGTGCGCAGCGCGAGCGTGGGCGCCGTCACCGGCTGA